A single Fundulus heteroclitus isolate FHET01 chromosome 4, MU-UCD_Fhet_4.1, whole genome shotgun sequence DNA region contains:
- the alpk3b gene encoding alpha-protein kinase 3 isoform X2 has protein sequence MGSRRETARSSFGNGRSSNGNDVGGRSRSSGCSYLSNVRPENSCTVDDAAIYQASAINTKGIVSCSGVLEVGEMNEFKIHQRYFAKLKQKVENKCRETQEKENLEPLRTISPDRTQRKRRSTMGAFVSTPSPKEDEGNEAEGLETECRLQKGTVEEVYNTPASDTNKAVSAKTNGQINNDPDNKSKTYMYDPDHAIFTSHQPKSPFVMKKIKISDSVMHPKQDMFGEKKVMKDSMSSAALVCTETVQTNVNSEEVMEVEDIVDSSLTNGNSNNMEEEEGEHGKIAKEEAVFIKRLSKDGNMFNKRLESSQRENVAPSESSVAVPCSPTLSKKGVKKIPKHKNEGICKDTEKCLENQVPYIIPAQNKSSNKPRLPSKIKGGADKTEHVRTLETKEKSNTTLDGSGFSKRVVSPQTERLLYDKETSPCQKKESASQPAVPSEVTEAQADMTRNGAPVGLKPPVDQHNIFSEPPQKIDAILTSPLSSVHQPSSDKIPLGDSRKSNGSSTAIFTHLQKSAHEIPCCSESILECNVSSVTEQSQVDTAIKTFEGTEIQEDEKLEAGDVSKLGVQAINGTLSEKILEMETEPAGLHVQSNGEKTKVVGKEDSEAKPVQSLIVESRKSQSTLKVMENTSLDCEDLKSGPLDTTLKEQTPENTSALKDVITFTKIPKPESKVISIAELLRSQIKALELTQNNPVSIVSNPSKLTQNTVRTAKAVCQGARDESKKSKPEVNTFKTKNETEASIDRAPHTNLKETLMKVYQQLNEKEQEQISNKVSTTFHKPVCVPSISLKDTEKAADITERCERVGKSNEDVMDTGQEAAVPLKDSSIVPRSKSKNVKDRPPSLPSEGRFIKEIQSIPNPPETSLQEFGSLIKPPLTENDIQEGQGIVMEHTKDETVQGPNMVMAVKQINHNNNLETGIKVSEQCKIEEHIANSSQKLQTYNQSDCEFSTSTQVKDINLTEQETSVVKEDLQLNPFNILTPEFSPLSKKIDFIPPIPSATPQELASGARRKIPASNAKTAEAQESTSPTNSQTQKREIPVHSNKLSASTVSPSLSRRSALLQPAEEQTSVAERQSPLLTRRKMASESQTQSHLLPEKIPAEGKPMEKDKHNPFKAPQVIRKIRGEAFADGSGHLKLWCQFFNVLSDSNIKWYKNEEEIAQIKKNAGDETQVNLAIVQASCKDSGVYGCSITNEYGSHSTDFLLSADILAGMVLREDLGVGEEIEMTPYIFSKGLADSGMWGNKFFGRIMMTESRIGDGCSHKVWRAKVIYGLEPVFESGNTCVIKVCSPIFYGGKEESCLIERNLHLMKQECRIQNLAREYCKIFSAEARVIENFGSPLEVIPVYLMYRPANPVPYATVETDLIGVYKRYSVLDNTGRIDMKTGSEVEQKCCALQHWIFQWTTGNMLLTRLEGVDTKLTNVGVSVKTTGHLGLSVEGNPKVFDQFVSQHKCNYFCGLLGLRSLNIMDSLSTPTKPKGSKSPLLQRKKAVGSSSPQTSRKAAVSPRMPRKAEHEDNKTKQNDSDAHKVVQT, from the exons TTGCACTGTGGATGACGCCGCTATCTACCAGGCTTCTGCCATCAACACCAAAGGAATTGTGTCCTGTTCGGGGGTCCTAGAAGTTGGGGAAATGAACGAGTTCAAGATCCACCAGCGTTACTTTGCCAAGCTTAAACAGAAGGTTGAAAACAAATGCAGggaaacacaagaaaaagaaaacctggagCCACTGCGAACCATCAGCCCAGACCGAACACAGAGGAAACGGCGCTCAACAATGGGGGCCTTTGTCAGCACGCCAAGCCCCAAAGAGGATGAAGGCAATGAGGCAGAAGGTCTAGAGACTGAATGTAGGTTACAGAAAGGCACTGTGGAGGAGGTTTATAACACTCCAGCCTCAGACACAAATAAAGCAGTGTCTGCAAAAACAAATGGACAAATAAACAATGACCCTGACAATAAGAGTAAAACATACATGTATGATCCTGATCATGCTATTTTTACCTCTCATCAGCCAAAATCTCCTTTTGTCATGAAGAAGATTAAAATTTCGGACAGTGTAATGCATCCAAAACAAGAtatgtttggagaaaagaaGGTTATGAAAGATAGTATGTCTTCTGCAGCTCTAGTCTGCACAGAGACTGTACAAACCAATGTGAATTCAGAAGAGGTCATGGAAGTAGAAGACATTGTCGATTCATCACTTACAAATGGTAACTCAAATAACATGGAGGAAGAAGAAGGGGAGCATGGAAAAATAGCAAAAGAGGAAGCAGTTTTTATTAAAAGGCTGTCAAAAGatggaaacatgtttaataaaagGCTTGAGTCTTCTCAGAGAGAGAACGTCGCCCCATCAGAGTCATCTGTTGCTGTACCTTGTAGCCCTACTCTGTCAAAAAAGGGGGTCAAGAAAATACCCAAGCACAAGAATGAAGGCATTTGCAAAGATACAGAAAAGTGTTTGGAGAATCAAGTTCCTTACATTATCCCTGCACAAAACAAGTCAAGTAATAAACCAAGACTTCCAAGCAAAATTAAGGGGGGCGCTGATAAAACGGAACATGTGAGAACATTGGAAACTAAAGAGAAGTCAAATACAACACTGGATGGATCTGGTTTCAGTAAGCGGGTAGTTTCGCCTCAAACTGAACGTCTGTTGTATGACAAAGAGACAAGCCCCTGCCAAAAAAAGGAGTCTGCATCTCAACCAGCAGTGCCAAGTGAG GTTACAGAGGCCCAGGCAGACATGACCCGGAATGGTGCACCTGTCGGCCTTAAGCCACCAGTCGACCAACACAACATATTCTCAGAGCCCCCACAAAAGATAGATGCCATCCTGACCTCTCCTTTGTCCAGTGTTCATCAACCAAGCTCTGACAAAATACCATTGGGTGATTCCAGGAAATCAAATGGAAGCTCTACAGCCATTTTTACTCACCTACAGAAGTCAGCACATGAAATCCCTTGTTGTAGTGAGAGCATCCTGGAGTGTAATGTATCGTCTGTCACCGAGCAAAGCCAAGTGGACACAGCTATAAAAACTTTTGAGGGGACAGAAATACAAGAAGATGAGAAGTTAGAGGCTGGTGACGTAAGTAAGTTAGGTGTTCAGGCCATCAATGGGACCCTAAGTGAGAAGATACTGGAGATGGAGACTGAACCCGCTGGTCTACATGTCCAAAGTAATGGAGAAAAGACCAAAGTTGTTGGAAAAGAAGACTCTGAGGCAAAGCCTGTACAATCTCTTATTGTTGAATCTAGGAAGAGTCAATCAACATTAAAAGTGATGGAAAACACTAGTCTAGATTGTGAGGATTTGAAGTCAGGCCCACTTGACACTACTCTTAAAGAGCAAACTCCAGAAAACACAAGTGCACTTAAAGACGTCATAACATTCACAAAAATCCCCAAACCTGAATCCAAAGTAATATCTATTGCTGAACTTTTGAGGTCTCAAATTAAGGCTCTTGAGTTAACACAAAACAATCCAGTCTCCATCGTGTCTAACCCATCCAAGTTAACACAAAATACTGTGAGAACGGCTAAAGCAGTGTGTCAGGGAGCAAGGGACgaatccaaaaaaagtaaaccaGAAGTCAACACTTTCAAGACGAAGAACGAAACTGAGGCAAGCATTGACAGAGCACCTCATACAAACCTGAAGGAAACACTCATGAAGGTTTATCAGCAGCTAAATGAAAAAGAACAGGAACAAATTTCAAACAAAGTATCAACAACGTTTCACAAACCTGTTTGTGTCCCTTCTATCTCTTTAAAGGACACTGAAAAGGCAGCAGACATAACAGAGCGTTGTGAGAGAGTGGGTAAAAGTAATGAAGATGTTATGGACACTGGGCAGGAAGCTGCGGTTCCATTGAAAGATTCCTCCATTGTCCCTCGGTCTAAGAGTAAAAACGTCAAAGACAGACCCCCTTCTTTACCGTCAGAAGGAAGATTTATTAAGGAGATTCAGTCAATTCCCAACCCACCTGAAACTAGTCTTCAGGAATTTGGCTCTCTGATTAAACCACCACTCACTGAGAATGACATTCAAGAGGGGCAGGGTATAGTTATGGAGCACACTAAAGATGAGACTGTTCAAGGCCCCAACATGGTAATGGCTGTTAAACAAATTAACCACAACAATAACTTGGAAACAGGTATTAAAGTTTCTGAGCAATGCAAGATCGAGGAGCATATAGCTAATTCTTCCCAGAAATTGCAAACGTATAATCAGTCTGACTGTGAATTTAGTACTAGTACACAAGTAAAGGATATTAATCTTACAGAGCAGGAGACCTCAGTGGTTAAGGAAGATTTGCAGTTAAAcccatttaacattttaactccAGAGTTCAGTCCACTGTCAaagaaaattgattttattcCACCAATTCCTTCTGCTACTCCACAAGAGCTAGCCTCTGGGGCACGTCGCAAAATTCCAGCATCGAATGCAAAAACAGCAGAGGCTCAAGAGTCAACATCACCCACTAATAGCCAAACTCAGAAACGAGAGATACCTGTCCATAGCAACAAGCTCTCAGCTAGCACTGTGTCTCCAAGCCTGTCACGACGGTCAGCATTACTGCAGCCCGCTGAAGAGCAAACATCTGTGGCAGAAAGGCAATCTCCACTTTTGACCAGAAGGAAGATGGCCTCTGAAAGTCAAACACAAAGCCACCTGCTCCCTGAGAAGATTCCCGCTGAGGGGAAACCTATGGAGAAGGACAAGCATAACCCATTTAAAG ctcctcaggTTATCCGTAAGATCAGGGGTGAAGCCTTTGCAGACGGCTCAGGGCATTTGAAACTGTGGTGCCAGTTCTTCAATGTTCTCAGTGACTCAAACATCAAGTGGTACAAAAATGAGGAGGAAATTGCTCAGATTAAGAAAAA tGCAGGGGATGAAACCCAGGTCAATCTGGCAATTGTTCAGGCATCATGCAAAGACTCTGGAGTATATGGATGCTCAATAACCAATGAATATGGCTCACACTCCACAGACTTTCTACTTAGTGCTGATA TCTTGGCTGGAATGGTTCTGCGTGAGGACCTTGGTG TTGGAGAAGAAATTGAAATGACCCCCTACATATTCAGCAAGGGGCTGGCTGATTCTGGCATGTGGGGCAACAAATTCTTTGGACGTATAATGATGACGGAGTCACGCATCGGAGATGGCTGTTCCCATAAAGTCTGGAGAGCCAAAGTCATTTACGGTCTGGAGCCTGTTTTCGAGTCCGGTAACACATGTGTAATTAAAGTTTGCAGCCCCATCTTCTACGGAGGCAAGGAAGAAAGCTGTCTTATAGAGAGAAACCTGCACCTCATGAAACAG GAGTGCAGAATTCAGAACTTGGCACGGGAATACTGCAAAATCTTCTCTGCAGAGGCGAGGGTCATAGAAAACTTTGGATCCCCTTTGGA GGTAATTCCAGTGTACTTGATGTACAGACCAGCAAACCCTGTTCCCTACGCCACAGTGGAAACAGATCTGATCGGAGTCTATAAGAGATACTCTGTCCTGGATAATACAGGGAGGATAGACATGAAGACTGGTTCTGAGGTTGAGCAGAAGTGCTGTGCCTTGCAGCATTGGATTTTTCAGTGGACTACTGGCAACATGTTACTCACCCGTCTGGAAG GTGTTGACACCAAGCTCACAAATGTCGGTGTTTCAGTCAAAACAACGGG GCACCTTGGTTTGTCTGTTGAAGGAAATCCCAAAGTTTTTGATCAATTTGTCTCGCAGCACAAGTGCAACTACTTCTGTGGCCTGCTTGGGCTGAGGTCTTTGAACATTATGGACTCCTTAAGCACGCCAACAAAGCCAAAGGGCTCCAAGAGCCCCTTGCTGCAGCGCAAGAAGGCTGTCGGCTCTTCCAGTCCTCAAACCAGCAGAAAAGCTGCAGTTAGCCCCAGGATGCCCAGGAAGGCGGAGCATGAAGacaacaagacaaaacaaaacgaTTCTGATGCTCACAAAGTGGTGCAGACCTGA
- the alpk3b gene encoding alpha-protein kinase 3 isoform X5, whose protein sequence is MGSRRETARSSFGNGRSSNGNDVGGRSRSSGCSYLSNVRPENRSTLCCVMAQLAEETQPSFVTTLKSKAVSETCNVKFACVVTGHPVPQVTWYKDDKQLDRYCGLPKYEIFHNGQNHSLHIYNCTVDDAAIYQASAINTKGIVSCSGVLEVGEMNEFKIHQRYFAKLKQKVENKCRETQEKENLEPLRTISPDRTQRKRRSTMGAFVSTPSPKEDEGNEAEGLETECRLQKGTVEEVYNTPASDTNKAVSAKTNGQINNDPDNKSKTYMYDPDHAIFTSHQPKSPFVMKKIKISDSVMHPKQDMFGEKKVMKDSMSSAALVCTETVQTNVNSEEVMEVEDIVDSSLTNGNSNNMEEEEGEHGKIAKEEAVFIKRLSKDGNMFNKRLESSQRENVAPSESSVAVPCSPTLSKKGVKKIPKHKNEGICKDTEKCLENQVPYIIPAQNKSSNKPRLPSKIKGGADKTEHVRTLETKEKSNTTLDGSGFSKRVVSPQTERLLYDKETSPCQKKESASQPAVPSEDTEKAADITERCERVGKSNEDVMDTGQEAAVPLKDSSIVPRSKSKNVKDRPPSLPSEGRFIKEIQSIPNPPETSLQEFGSLIKPPLTENDIQEGQGIVMEHTKDETVQGPNMVMAVKQINHNNNLETGIKVSEQCKIEEHIANSSQKLQTYNQSDCEFSTSTQVKDINLTEQETSVVKEDLQLNPFNILTPEFSPLSKKIDFIPPIPSATPQELASGARRKIPASNAKTAEAQESTSPTNSQTQKREIPVHSNKLSASTVSPSLSRRSALLQPAEEQTSVAERQSPLLTRRKMASESQTQSHLLPEKIPAEGKPMEKDKHNPFKAPQVIRKIRGEAFADGSGHLKLWCQFFNVLSDSNIKWYKNEEEIAQIKKNAGDETQVNLAIVQASCKDSGVYGCSITNEYGSHSTDFLLSADILAGMVLREDLGVGEEIEMTPYIFSKGLADSGMWGNKFFGRIMMTESRIGDGCSHKVWRAKVIYGLEPVFESGNTCVIKVCSPIFYGGKEESCLIERNLHLMKQECRIQNLAREYCKIFSAEARVIENFGSPLEVIPVYLMYRPANPVPYATVETDLIGVYKRYSVLDNTGRIDMKTGSEVEQKCCALQHWIFQWTTGNMLLTRLEGVDTKLTNVGVSVKTTGHLGLSVEGNPKVFDQFVSQHKCNYFCGLLGLRSLNIMDSLSTPTKPKGSKSPLLQRKKAVGSSSPQTSRKAAVSPRMPRKAEHEDNKTKQNDSDAHKVVQT, encoded by the exons GAGCACACTCTGCTGTGTAATGGCGCAGTTGGCTGAAGAAACGCAGCCCTCCTTTGTGACTACTTTGAAATCAAAAGCCGTGTCTGAAACCTGCAATGTAAAGTTCGCCTGTGTGGTTACAG GCCACCCTGTCCCTCAGGTTACTTGGTATAAGGATGACAAGCAGTTGGATAGATACTGTGGGCTGCCTAAATACGAAATATTCCACAATGGACAAAATCATTCCCTGCACATATACaa TTGCACTGTGGATGACGCCGCTATCTACCAGGCTTCTGCCATCAACACCAAAGGAATTGTGTCCTGTTCGGGGGTCCTAGAAGTTGGGGAAATGAACGAGTTCAAGATCCACCAGCGTTACTTTGCCAAGCTTAAACAGAAGGTTGAAAACAAATGCAGggaaacacaagaaaaagaaaacctggagCCACTGCGAACCATCAGCCCAGACCGAACACAGAGGAAACGGCGCTCAACAATGGGGGCCTTTGTCAGCACGCCAAGCCCCAAAGAGGATGAAGGCAATGAGGCAGAAGGTCTAGAGACTGAATGTAGGTTACAGAAAGGCACTGTGGAGGAGGTTTATAACACTCCAGCCTCAGACACAAATAAAGCAGTGTCTGCAAAAACAAATGGACAAATAAACAATGACCCTGACAATAAGAGTAAAACATACATGTATGATCCTGATCATGCTATTTTTACCTCTCATCAGCCAAAATCTCCTTTTGTCATGAAGAAGATTAAAATTTCGGACAGTGTAATGCATCCAAAACAAGAtatgtttggagaaaagaaGGTTATGAAAGATAGTATGTCTTCTGCAGCTCTAGTCTGCACAGAGACTGTACAAACCAATGTGAATTCAGAAGAGGTCATGGAAGTAGAAGACATTGTCGATTCATCACTTACAAATGGTAACTCAAATAACATGGAGGAAGAAGAAGGGGAGCATGGAAAAATAGCAAAAGAGGAAGCAGTTTTTATTAAAAGGCTGTCAAAAGatggaaacatgtttaataaaagGCTTGAGTCTTCTCAGAGAGAGAACGTCGCCCCATCAGAGTCATCTGTTGCTGTACCTTGTAGCCCTACTCTGTCAAAAAAGGGGGTCAAGAAAATACCCAAGCACAAGAATGAAGGCATTTGCAAAGATACAGAAAAGTGTTTGGAGAATCAAGTTCCTTACATTATCCCTGCACAAAACAAGTCAAGTAATAAACCAAGACTTCCAAGCAAAATTAAGGGGGGCGCTGATAAAACGGAACATGTGAGAACATTGGAAACTAAAGAGAAGTCAAATACAACACTGGATGGATCTGGTTTCAGTAAGCGGGTAGTTTCGCCTCAAACTGAACGTCTGTTGTATGACAAAGAGACAAGCCCCTGCCAAAAAAAGGAGTCTGCATCTCAACCAGCAGTGCCAAGTGAG GACACTGAAAAGGCAGCAGACATAACAGAGCGTTGTGAGAGAGTGGGTAAAAGTAATGAAGATGTTATGGACACTGGGCAGGAAGCTGCGGTTCCATTGAAAGATTCCTCCATTGTCCCTCGGTCTAAGAGTAAAAACGTCAAAGACAGACCCCCTTCTTTACCGTCAGAAGGAAGATTTATTAAGGAGATTCAGTCAATTCCCAACCCACCTGAAACTAGTCTTCAGGAATTTGGCTCTCTGATTAAACCACCACTCACTGAGAATGACATTCAAGAGGGGCAGGGTATAGTTATGGAGCACACTAAAGATGAGACTGTTCAAGGCCCCAACATGGTAATGGCTGTTAAACAAATTAACCACAACAATAACTTGGAAACAGGTATTAAAGTTTCTGAGCAATGCAAGATCGAGGAGCATATAGCTAATTCTTCCCAGAAATTGCAAACGTATAATCAGTCTGACTGTGAATTTAGTACTAGTACACAAGTAAAGGATATTAATCTTACAGAGCAGGAGACCTCAGTGGTTAAGGAAGATTTGCAGTTAAAcccatttaacattttaactccAGAGTTCAGTCCACTGTCAaagaaaattgattttattcCACCAATTCCTTCTGCTACTCCACAAGAGCTAGCCTCTGGGGCACGTCGCAAAATTCCAGCATCGAATGCAAAAACAGCAGAGGCTCAAGAGTCAACATCACCCACTAATAGCCAAACTCAGAAACGAGAGATACCTGTCCATAGCAACAAGCTCTCAGCTAGCACTGTGTCTCCAAGCCTGTCACGACGGTCAGCATTACTGCAGCCCGCTGAAGAGCAAACATCTGTGGCAGAAAGGCAATCTCCACTTTTGACCAGAAGGAAGATGGCCTCTGAAAGTCAAACACAAAGCCACCTGCTCCCTGAGAAGATTCCCGCTGAGGGGAAACCTATGGAGAAGGACAAGCATAACCCATTTAAAG ctcctcaggTTATCCGTAAGATCAGGGGTGAAGCCTTTGCAGACGGCTCAGGGCATTTGAAACTGTGGTGCCAGTTCTTCAATGTTCTCAGTGACTCAAACATCAAGTGGTACAAAAATGAGGAGGAAATTGCTCAGATTAAGAAAAA tGCAGGGGATGAAACCCAGGTCAATCTGGCAATTGTTCAGGCATCATGCAAAGACTCTGGAGTATATGGATGCTCAATAACCAATGAATATGGCTCACACTCCACAGACTTTCTACTTAGTGCTGATA TCTTGGCTGGAATGGTTCTGCGTGAGGACCTTGGTG TTGGAGAAGAAATTGAAATGACCCCCTACATATTCAGCAAGGGGCTGGCTGATTCTGGCATGTGGGGCAACAAATTCTTTGGACGTATAATGATGACGGAGTCACGCATCGGAGATGGCTGTTCCCATAAAGTCTGGAGAGCCAAAGTCATTTACGGTCTGGAGCCTGTTTTCGAGTCCGGTAACACATGTGTAATTAAAGTTTGCAGCCCCATCTTCTACGGAGGCAAGGAAGAAAGCTGTCTTATAGAGAGAAACCTGCACCTCATGAAACAG GAGTGCAGAATTCAGAACTTGGCACGGGAATACTGCAAAATCTTCTCTGCAGAGGCGAGGGTCATAGAAAACTTTGGATCCCCTTTGGA GGTAATTCCAGTGTACTTGATGTACAGACCAGCAAACCCTGTTCCCTACGCCACAGTGGAAACAGATCTGATCGGAGTCTATAAGAGATACTCTGTCCTGGATAATACAGGGAGGATAGACATGAAGACTGGTTCTGAGGTTGAGCAGAAGTGCTGTGCCTTGCAGCATTGGATTTTTCAGTGGACTACTGGCAACATGTTACTCACCCGTCTGGAAG GTGTTGACACCAAGCTCACAAATGTCGGTGTTTCAGTCAAAACAACGGG GCACCTTGGTTTGTCTGTTGAAGGAAATCCCAAAGTTTTTGATCAATTTGTCTCGCAGCACAAGTGCAACTACTTCTGTGGCCTGCTTGGGCTGAGGTCTTTGAACATTATGGACTCCTTAAGCACGCCAACAAAGCCAAAGGGCTCCAAGAGCCCCTTGCTGCAGCGCAAGAAGGCTGTCGGCTCTTCCAGTCCTCAAACCAGCAGAAAAGCTGCAGTTAGCCCCAGGATGCCCAGGAAGGCGGAGCATGAAGacaacaagacaaaacaaaacgaTTCTGATGCTCACAAAGTGGTGCAGACCTGA